The sequence CAAAGCAATAAAAATCTTGTCGTGCCACTATTCCTCTTTTTTAATGGTTTTTATGGAGCTGAAATATTCAACTTCGTAATAACCATTAAAAAAAGAAGGAGTATAAAATGAACCTTAAACAAACCAGCAACAAAACTTCAAACAAGAACAACAAAGCTTCAGTAAAGGCCCCTAAGCCTTTATCCGAGGCACAGTTGTTTTTTAAGAACACCGTTGCTCAAGCAATTGAGGTTCTTGATCTTCCTTATGTGTTAGTTATGAAAGTAATACAGGAGAACAGCGTTTCCAAGCTGGCTCGTATACTCTCTATCTTCAACACTATTGGTAGAGACAATGTTCAGGTAATACTGAGCACCAAGAGACCAGTTGATCACGTTAAAAATTTCTTTAGCCCAGGGCAAATAAATAATTTGCATGGTGTTAAAGCAATTCTTGATGCAGTGAGACTGTACTCTGATCTTGTCCTGCGCAAGGAAGTGTTTGAAGCTGAAATAGCCAATAAGTTAGCTGAGCAAGCCAAGCAAGAAGCGGCTGCTGCGATTCCTGACAAAATCGCGAGCTAAGTTATTAGCTAGTCAGTTTAGTATTAAGAGTGTTCCCGTTGACGAAGTTAACCCTTTAATAGGGACTTGGCCTGGCCATATTACGCCTAAACGCAGCGCTGAACACTCTTACTACTTATAAATCGAGATTATTTTTACTTATATTCATCCAGGGATAAGCTGGAGTTGGCGGAAACGTTGGGAAGGACATCGAACCTTAACCCAGTATCGAAAGATATCACAAACCAAGACAGGTTATACCTCCAGCGCGAAAATCATTTGCGCCCAGTGCCTTCCTAGAAATAGGAGAAAGAGGTCCGCGAAAAAGCTTGAGATTATTCCCGTAGGGAGGGATACCACACACAACTATCCTGGATAACCAACGCTGAATAATTCTCAAGCCTGCGGAAATTAAAAAAAGTCATGGGGTACATGACAGTCTGGCAACAGACGATAGGCGATGGTTCCTTGCTGAACGCATCCATTGCCGGGTCGTCTGATTACTTTATCAGACAATCCAAATCCCCATCTATTTCACTAAAAGAGGGTTACTTAGACCCGCCTAAGACTTTTAGAAAGATGGTTTAACCATCGGAAATAGAATCATGATGGGTTGGCGCCTGTTGTGAGAGTTAGAAGATCATATGTCTCGCCAAGATATTTGATCGGAAAGTTAGTGCTAATAGCATATTGGCCGCAAGCTAATAAGCTAAATAGCTCCCTTGTTACTAACATAGCGTTCGCAAAACTAAGACTATTGCGAAAGGCGAATACAAGGGTAAGTTTGACGACGTTGGATCATACCACAACACTAAGCTTCCTGACAGATGGAGCATAGTTGAAAAGTGGGAGAGAAGATTGCCTCTTCTCATACACAAAACGCCGGCCAGCGTAGAGTGTAAGAAGTCGTCTTACGGATAAGGTTTTGTTTCTTTTTCCATAAAAAAGAAAGATCAGAAGCGTTTACCTTCGCGAAAGGTGGTTTAAGCTAGTTATAAAAGACTAGCAAAAAACGCAAACGGGACTCTTAACCTTTGAATCCCAACTCTGTTTTTCTACTAAACATATTTTTCGTTCTTTAAACAGATTTTTAAAAGGTAAAAGCAAAACATCGCTTTTACCTTTGTTCCCGAGTCAGCAAAGAAATTTGTTGCTTCAGGAACAAAACAAAAATAAATAGGTCATGAAAAAACAAACGATTAATATTAAAATCGACAAAGTGAAAGTAATTAAACAGCTTTCACGAGAAGCTTTCTCGAATGTAAAACTTGTCTCAAAAAGCTTTAAAGATAAAAGTCGTTACAACAGAAAGCAAAAACACAAAGAAGTATTTTAAAAAATTAAACCCAGGGGGAATAATGAACAAATACATCATCTCCATCAATGGCCTCATATATATTATATGGGCAACTAGTTTATTCGCCGCAACCGCTCAGGTGCGCGAAGAACTGGGCCTTGACTAAAATCAAGGTTTAAAGGATTTCGTCGGCGCCTGCTGTCTCCGACATTAAATAAACAGGCAAGGGATAATCATAGACCAGGCAAAATTATCTCATGGCAATAAACAAATTATTGCCTTCTCTCCCCAAGCGATAGTCGTTCTCCTGCCACTATCGCCTGAGGAGAGAAAAAATATTTTCTCAAGAGTTAGCCTGGCGACCAACCCGGGAACAGTAAATCCACAGCTGCTAGACGGATTATGAAATAAAGCTATGCTTGATTAGAAATCAAGACATGAGCTGAATCATAGTCCTCAAGGATTGACCTTGGAGGCTTAATTGGTACCATTCATTATTTATCATTACTAGGATGATAAATACACATAGCCCTCTGCTAAGGTGCATGTGTCACTTATCCAGCGATAAGTGAATAATGGTTAAAAACTGGCAGGTAACGAGAAATTAGCTTTGCAAGCTAAACCTTCTTAGAAATAAGATAATTCTCTATCCCCAGAGAAGTAGAAAAACATCTCTACTTCTCTATCCCCTCCTTTTTATTTATTTGTGAATATAAATTGGAAAAAAAATTAAAAGATAAAATAAACATAAATAGAAAAACATATAGGCTACCAACCTATTAAAACTAGAAAGCTAAAAAATATTTAACTTAACTAGTACCAAGATTATTGTTATTAAGATTACAAATCAAGCCTGAAGTAATGAGTCTTAATGTAATAATTGCTAATGGTAAAAACTGGTGGGCACAGGAGAGTCTAAACAGGAAGATAGGACCTCGCCTTCTGGAAACAGAAAAAGCTCCTCCGGGAAGAGTGTGCAGAAACCACTCTTCCCGACTTTGTCAGATTCTTAATTTAATAATAATTGAGGCTCTGTAGAGAACAAATTAAAAAAACGATCAGGTCCAGGGCTTTATTAAACCTAGAAAGTAATAATTGGTAGATCCAATATTACTTCACTAGTACCATCACTTTTTATAAGTCGTGCACGGCTCGTAAAAAGTGGTACTTACACCAAGTAGGTATTAATCTTCTAAAGAAGATTTATGGTCAAAGACTGGCAGGCAAAGAGAATATCGCAGTGGTAGCGACGCCTTCTGGAAACAGAGAAATTCTTTAGGAGCGCAGAAGATTAGCTACTTCTGCCCTCCGCCTTTATATTGGAATGCGTGTTCCAACTGATGAGTCCAAAAGGACGAAATAAAAAAATTTAAAAATTAATTGTCACCGATCTGCTCTTAAAGATAAAATAATTATCCTTAAAAGGAGGTCGGCGACCAATCCGACATGCAGCGCCTTCAAGGCCCTTTAACTTCTGACAAAAAATCAGAAAGAGAAGGAAATCCAATCGCATCGAAGGGCAGTAGATTGATACATCAGATCGTATGATGTAAATCTAACCCGACGATGGATGAAGGAAACTCTAGTAACGTCTAAGACTAGAGTGGTCAGAGAAATAAACTGATTGCAAACAACTGGCGGGCGACATTCATTAGCTAGACCTAATGCCCATCTTGGCGACAAGATGAACGTGTCTCTTGGGAAGTAGTATGTCCTACTTCCCTTTTTTATCAGATTCTTAATTTAATGATAATTGAGACTCTGTAGAGAAAAGTTCATTAAACTTAAATAAGGATAAAAAATGAAAATTACTATTGAAGGATGGAGTAAACCAAGAGAGGCTCGTATTTTTACTCAAGCCAATCAAATTTTTGTTCATTTTGAGACTAAAACAGATAGATGTGGTTCTGATTGCAGACAGTGCGAAGAACGTCTAGAGAAAGTCGAGAGAGCATTATTGAGCAAAAACATTAGGTTTACAAAAGATGGAAATTCAGCAGTTAAATTTTTAGCAAGTCCCGACCTGAGCAAAGGCTGGGTAGAAGCTTTAAAGCAAGCATTCCAAGATTGCTTGAATTTAAAAGTTCTAGAGGTAGATTAGATTGAGATTTATATCTATCTTATTGGTAATAGTAAATTATCTAAAAAGGGAAGTAAAAAACACTCCTACTTCCCTTCTTTATCAGATTCTTAATTTAATAACAATTGAGACTCTGCAGAGAAAAATCGGTTTGTAAGTAAGGCCATAAATAGTGCCAAACCATCAAGGCGTTCTAGACACCGCTGAGAGAAAAACTTTCCGGAGGGAAGCTGACAGAACTTCCAATGGACTATCGCCATTAAAACTTCGTCATCCTATATTGTCCAGTTTTCGAGATCTGGTTAAAATCTCCTTTGTTCTTTTTGAAAAAATTTAAAAACAAAAAAAGATCATGGCAAAAGATCAAAACAGACTTTATTGGCAGAAACTTTTCTGCCTCTTTATCAGAATCTTAATTCAATAAGAATTGAGGCTCTGTAGAGAATGCTCTTTTCACTAAAAAGGAAGGTTGTTTAATGAAAATAATAATTCATGTAATAATTTCGGCATGTTATCTAAATCGCATTGAGGATTACCATGAAGTAGTTATGGATAAAACCGTAATCCAATATAATGAGCCAACCGCTTTCTTTAGAAAAGCAATAACTTGGTTAGAGAAATTTTTTCCTGACAAAGTTTATGACGGCTTATACTGGAATAATTGGCGTTGGTACCATCATCCTAAAGATTACGATCCAACTATTGATTACACTAATTCCATCAAGCTTACGACAATTTTTAACAACAGCCTTGATGAGAAGTTAGGTAACGCTATTGAAACAGAACTTCATAGACGTTTAAATACTACCAACCATCGCAGATTCAAGAGTTATCTTGAAGCCAAAGAAGCCCATGAGGTAGGAAAATATGAATTAGCGGAAGCTATTATCAAATCTCAATTTAAACAATAAAAAAGAAGTTTCATTAGCAGAAAATTCTGATACCAAACAGAGCGAGTAAAACAGACAAGAATGGGAAGTAGAAAAATCTCTGCTTCCCCTCTCCACTAGAATCTTAATTAAATAAATTGAGATTCTACAGAGAGTTCTTTTCACTAAAAATATTAAAAACTTAAAAGAAGGGACCATATAATGGGAACAGATATTACTTTGAGTATTAAAACTAGCGAAATGCTAATTGGTAACGAAACCGTATCTCTGATTCCTAAGTTGGTCTCTAGCTATAGAGCCATAGAAGATACGGCAGCCCGCCAAGAAGGTAATTTTTTTCGCGTCTCTGTAGTTGGCAAAAACAAACCAGCCTCCTCGGCTGGAATAGCTTATCTCAATGAGCTAATTGTTGAAACCAAATACGGAAACGGCTGGAAGAAAATTTACTCCAGTGGTATGAAGCAGTACCGCGGCGCCTATAACTGGGAAATTGATAATCATGATAATAACTTTTGTAATCCTGTTATCTTAGAGGAAAACAAAGACAAAGCTCTGGTTGCTTTTAGAACCGGCGCTGGAAATATCAAGATTTACTCTTTCTCAAAAACAGGCGGAAAGTCAAAAAAGCTAATATTCAACTGGAGTGATTACGAACAACAGCAGAAACGTCTTCAACTCGTTTCTGACATGTTAGAAGATGAAAATCTTTTTCGTGATTACGTTGAAAACAGCTTTTCTGAATCACGCTGGCACGCTGACCAAATGAAATCTCTTAACGACGGAGAAATAGTCCTTATCCTGGCTTACCACAGTAGCCGTGATTGTGACGCTGCCTCTGATTACTACAAATTTTTTATCTTAGTTAAGGGTAAAGGAATTGCAGAGTCAGAAGAAATTTATTCCAATCTGTCAGATCCACAAGGAAGTTTTTCTTCTACAACAGTACAATTAACATCAGTTGACCTCAAGTCAATTAATGAAAAGAAGATTGTTGTTGATTTAAAACTTGGTGCCTTTCATAGTTATATGTGCGGCATGACTTCTTATGGGAACCTGACTAGCTGGAAGAGATCCTACAAGCTGTCTGTTCTTCTGTCTTAGTAGATTCTTGGCTCGGGGAGTTAGAAGAGCATCTCTACTCCCCTGCTTGATAAGATTTTAATCAAAATGATTTTTCATAAATTAAACCACTGCTCGAAGGAGGCAGCTTATATGAAAACAATCATGATCCTCGTCGTAACTGCTTTCTTGTTTGCTGGTTGTTTTGAAAAACCTGCGAATCCAAACATCGCAACCGCTAAGGTACGACTGTTTAAAGGCAGTGCCATTGTCAACGTCGAAGTTGACACCACCTTGCATCAATTAGATGACTCATTAACTTTCTCCTACAATAGCGCCTATCGCTATTGGAGAGTAAGCAATGAGCCTCAAAAAGATGGCTTCAGGAGGAATGCTCTAACGTTCTATAATGGCGTAATCGAGCAATGGCTGACGAAAAAGACCAAACAAGCTGAGGCGAAGTAAGTAGTTTCAGCGCTGGCTAGGGTACTTGCGTCCCCTGGAACTGAAGACTGTTGAAAAATAGTCAAACGCACAAGTTTATTGATTCTTGAAAAAAATTATTCCCCGCTTATTCCTGCCGATAATAAACCATCGGCCCTTTTCTCAAGTTAATAATTATTGATTATTGATTTAAGAAAAGAAAGTTCATTTTATAAGACTAAAAAAATTTTGAGAAGCTTGGAAAACTTTGATCAAGTAATTACCAGGAAAATAGAGCAAACTAATCATGAAGAAATAAAGATTAACACGCCTATTATGTGGTCATTCTGGATCAGACTCAAAGACTGGCAAACTGAGCGTGAAGTAAGAGTCCAAGATGGATACGCTTACTTTGAAGTGGCGGAAGAAAGTCGCTGCTCACTTAGCCAAATCAGAATAGCAAGCATCAGGTCTTTAGACCGCAACGATATCCGATACGCTTATTTATATAATCGTCATCCTATTGATGGTCCTACCTTATGGGCAGGGATTCGGGTTCATTATCGCGCTGGTCATATAAGTATTATTAATCAACTTAGAAATAAGTTGAGCTTGAGAATATCAGGTATTCTACTCTAAGTAGATACCAGTCTTAAGATAATAAGCTGATATTGCTAACTCTGTGAGCTTTGAGCTAAAAGGAAAAGTCTAAATAAAGTTAAGCTGAATAGCTTAAGCCCTAGCTAGGAATGGCGCTCCTGAAACTGAACACGCTGCCGATTAAAAATAATCGGCGTTTTTCTCAAGTTAATAATTATTGATTATTGATTTAAGAAAAAACCGTTCATTAAATTAAAAGAAAGGATAATTAATAATGAAAATATTAATAATCGATGATAACAACGATAATCTTGAAGCGGCCAAAAAACTATTGACTGATCACGAAGTGATTACAGCTAATAGCTATGAAGCAGCTGAAGAATTATTAATCGGCGACGATCACTTTTCTCGTAGAAAAGACTCTAATGTCCCGGTGGAGAATTTTGATTTAGTTATAACGGATTTATTCATGCCTGCTAGTCCCACTGGCTTAGGCGATAAATCTATGGCAGGGCAAGAAACCCCTTATGGTTTTGTTCTGGCTTTGTTATGCCTTAGATTAGGCATTAATAAAATCGCTATTATGACTGATTCTAATCATCATAAGAATCCTATTTCCTGGGCGCTTGATAATCTTGGCGGTAACGACAGTAAACCATTTAAGGTTAACGAAACAACTATGTTGTTTGCCAGTAACCTTATTATCTGGGATAACCAGAGATGTGATCAGGGCCTGCCCTTTATAAAAGACTATGAAAGGGCACTCAAGCTTATCTTGAACAGCAAATAGTCTGTATTGGCGGAAAATTTAATTTTCCGCCTTCTGTCTTGGAATGTATTATTCCAACTGATGAGCTCAAAAGAGCGAAACAGAAAAAATTTTGAAAATAAAAATATAAAACATTGAAAAAAATACCCAAAGGATCTTTAGATAAACTAAAACAAGCAATTGGTGAAAAAGTTTTTGTCGTCAATTTGCAGCTTGGAGTTATAAGAAGCAGCGAATACGGCATGTTAGAGTCAGTCAATGAAGGCGTTAACATAGTCTTAGTAGGTGATAGCTCTATATTTCTCGCCTGTTGTCTGCCTCTAGGTAATGGCCGCGACAAAATACTAAAAGTATATGATGAACAAGGTTATATCATATATGACAACGAATAATTACTACGAGTTTAAAGACGAACCATAAAAAGTTCGTCTTTTTCCATGACTAGA is a genomic window of Candidatus Falkowbacteria bacterium containing:
- a CDS encoding response regulator encodes the protein MKILIIDDNNDNLEAAKKLLTDHEVITANSYEAAEELLIGDDHFSRRKDSNVPVENFDLVITDLFMPASPTGLGDKSMAGQETPYGFVLALLCLRLGINKIAIMTDSNHHKNPISWALDNLGGNDSKPFKVNETTMLFASNLIIWDNQRCDQGLPFIKDYERALKLILNSK